One region of Pyramidobacter sp. YE332 genomic DNA includes:
- a CDS encoding patatin-like phospholipase family protein, whose translation MKKIWRWLLAALAFCAAPAGAEDKPYVVLALSGGGIKGYAHIGVLRELEKEGVGVAGIVGTSMGAIVGSLYASGRTPAELERIVMDVNLGELVTASGGNYFNLSDKATRDISMIRPEIYTDAHNKVAGPLGFVAGTSVLEYIAQLLSHVTVTDFRRLPIPFAAVATDLVSGEKVVLRRGSLASAVRASMSIPGVFDPWEINGRLLVDGGMVSNMPVETAKELFPGYPVIAVNLTSELEPREKLSTVFDVVSQSITILTMQNVRREATLADLVISPGVKEYPILGTSPAAEIIQQGRDAAVKALPQIRALLKKAPRRPVKEKELAPPKPPHVMGVHVVGVPEKMGKEIERELLKVWLGRPVPMKEIVAASANIAKREDVRSVDYDLLNTERGVIVLLKVQRFPAHRYSLGGYASTYSDMGWLVIGSRRYDLFTPGDTLQSSFYLGQRWGADFNYFWDMDVSHSSFWEAGLSASHFRIDASGAPLEWQRYNFDVQRHFTLHERLRLSAGVSATAARRVEGGESANYVAPFLEATFNLMDNPDDPVNGWLLNARSMWPSETGTMLMRLSLTGRRRISSKLMAELQGGFAEGDMDDKRLFSAYLGAREELYSLAEHPIEAERFAWWRAKLRYPLSQTIFGNVIAEIFGGQGYAWGSDGAEIARPWEVGVALCAPRRLIDGKLYAVYTDRKEWRFGVSVGVPNWDAFHLF comes from the coding sequence ATGAAGAAAATATGGCGGTGGCTGCTGGCAGCGCTGGCATTCTGCGCGGCGCCGGCCGGCGCGGAAGACAAACCGTACGTGGTCCTGGCGCTGTCCGGCGGCGGCATTAAGGGGTACGCTCACATCGGCGTGCTTCGGGAACTGGAAAAGGAAGGCGTCGGCGTCGCCGGCATCGTCGGCACCAGCATGGGGGCCATCGTCGGCAGTCTCTATGCCAGCGGCAGAACGCCGGCGGAGCTGGAACGAATCGTCATGGACGTCAATCTCGGCGAACTGGTCACGGCGAGCGGCGGCAATTATTTCAACCTTTCCGACAAAGCTACGCGCGACATCAGCATGATCCGTCCGGAAATCTACACCGACGCTCACAACAAAGTGGCGGGACCGCTGGGATTCGTTGCCGGCACGAGCGTGCTCGAGTACATCGCTCAGCTGCTTTCCCACGTGACCGTGACCGATTTCCGTCGTCTGCCCATACCGTTTGCGGCTGTTGCCACCGATCTTGTCAGCGGCGAGAAAGTGGTGCTGCGCCGCGGCTCTCTGGCTTCGGCTGTGCGCGCTTCCATGTCCATTCCCGGCGTGTTCGACCCGTGGGAAATCAACGGCCGCCTGCTCGTCGACGGCGGCATGGTCTCCAACATGCCGGTGGAGACGGCCAAAGAGCTGTTCCCCGGCTATCCCGTGATCGCCGTCAACCTCACCAGCGAGCTGGAGCCGCGCGAAAAGCTGAGCACCGTGTTCGACGTGGTCAGCCAGTCCATCACCATTCTCACCATGCAGAATGTGCGCCGCGAGGCGACGTTGGCCGATTTGGTGATCAGTCCCGGCGTGAAGGAGTACCCCATCCTCGGCACCTCGCCTGCCGCCGAGATTATTCAGCAGGGGCGCGACGCTGCCGTCAAGGCTTTGCCGCAGATCCGCGCGCTGTTGAAGAAAGCGCCGCGGCGCCCCGTGAAGGAAAAGGAACTGGCGCCGCCCAAGCCGCCTCATGTGATGGGCGTGCATGTCGTGGGAGTGCCCGAGAAAATGGGCAAGGAGATAGAACGGGAGCTGCTCAAGGTCTGGCTGGGGCGCCCCGTGCCCATGAAGGAGATCGTCGCTGCCAGCGCCAACATCGCCAAGCGCGAGGACGTCCGCAGCGTCGATTACGATCTGCTGAATACCGAGCGCGGCGTCATCGTGCTGCTCAAGGTGCAGCGTTTTCCCGCACACCGCTATTCGCTCGGCGGCTATGCCAGTACCTACAGCGACATGGGATGGCTGGTGATCGGCAGCCGTCGTTACGATTTGTTCACGCCCGGCGACACGCTGCAGTCGAGCTTCTACCTTGGCCAGCGCTGGGGCGCGGATTTCAACTATTTCTGGGATATGGATGTGTCGCACAGCTCCTTCTGGGAGGCGGGCCTGTCGGCGTCTCATTTCAGGATCGACGCGTCCGGCGCTCCGCTTGAATGGCAGCGCTACAACTTCGACGTGCAGCGTCACTTTACGTTGCACGAACGTCTGCGCCTTTCCGCCGGCGTGTCGGCCACGGCCGCGCGTCGCGTGGAAGGAGGCGAAAGCGCCAACTACGTGGCGCCGTTCCTCGAAGCGACGTTCAACCTGATGGACAATCCCGACGATCCGGTCAACGGGTGGCTGCTGAACGCGCGCTCGATGTGGCCTTCCGAGACGGGGACCATGCTGATGCGGCTCAGCCTCACAGGGCGCCGCCGTATCAGCTCGAAACTCATGGCTGAGCTCCAGGGCGGCTTCGCGGAAGGCGACATGGACGATAAGCGCCTGTTCAGCGCCTATCTTGGCGCCCGCGAAGAACTGTACAGCCTGGCGGAGCACCCCATCGAGGCCGAGCGCTTTGCCTGGTGGCGCGCCAAGCTGCGCTACCCGCTGTCGCAGACCATCTTCGGCAACGTCATCGCCGAGATCTTCGGCGGCCAGGGGTACGCTTGGGGCAGCGACGGTGCGGAGATCGCCCGGCCGTGGGAAGTCGGCGTCGCGCTCTGTGCGCCGCGCCGTCTCATCGACGGCAAACTGTACGCCGTCTACACCGACCGCAAGGAATGGCGCTTCGGCGTCAGCGTCGGCGTCCCCAACTGGGACGCGTTCCATCTGTTTTAA
- a CDS encoding DMT family transporter: MNENNSTLRRYLPMTLVLLIWGFMNVPATYALREMPPLELLLLRTAIAVVILAPLAYGRERRLLPDRGDLAISVLMGISGVLLNNLCFFYAIKFTSLTNIAIIFATSPLITTILAAVFLGERLTPRRVCGIVLALSGAVCLLCKGDLSLLANLSLNKGDLMEFCASFCCSVMTVLGKKIAKSSPIVVTLCNMAASCVLTAALIAVVGQPMNLALSGRALAGTLYIGILGSSCAYVLQQISIQRIGAGATGAFLNGSPVVSIFAAMVFMGESLSMIQIVCAAVIFAGIFLNAGRERKSGSADSQMKRADSAS; the protein is encoded by the coding sequence ATGAACGAAAACAATTCAACGTTGCGGCGCTATCTGCCAATGACGCTCGTGCTGCTGATCTGGGGTTTTATGAACGTGCCGGCCACTTATGCGCTGCGTGAGATGCCGCCGCTGGAATTGCTGCTTTTGCGCACGGCTATCGCCGTCGTCATCCTTGCCCCGCTGGCGTACGGCCGTGAGCGGCGTTTGCTGCCGGACCGCGGCGATCTGGCGATTTCCGTGCTGATGGGCATTTCCGGGGTACTGCTCAACAACCTCTGCTTTTTCTATGCGATCAAGTTCACGTCGTTGACAAACATCGCCATCATCTTCGCCACGTCGCCGCTGATCACGACCATCCTGGCCGCCGTTTTCCTCGGCGAAAGGCTGACGCCGCGGCGCGTCTGCGGCATCGTTCTCGCGCTGAGCGGGGCGGTCTGTCTGCTCTGCAAGGGCGACCTGTCGCTGCTGGCCAATCTGTCGCTGAACAAAGGCGACCTGATGGAATTTTGCGCCTCGTTCTGTTGCTCGGTGATGACCGTGCTGGGCAAAAAGATCGCAAAATCCTCGCCGATCGTGGTGACACTGTGCAACATGGCCGCGTCCTGCGTGCTGACCGCGGCGCTCATCGCCGTCGTTGGGCAGCCGATGAACCTGGCGCTGTCGGGGCGCGCCCTGGCCGGTACGCTGTACATCGGCATTCTCGGTTCGAGCTGCGCGTACGTGCTTCAGCAAATATCAATCCAGCGCATCGGCGCGGGCGCGACGGGAGCGTTCCTCAACGGCTCGCCGGTCGTCAGCATTTTCGCCGCCATGGTCTTTATGGGAGAATCGCTCTCCATGATCCAGATCGTCTGCGCCGCCGTGATCTTCGCGGGGATCTTCCTCAACGCCGGGAGAGAAAGAAAATCAGGCAGCGCCGATTCGCAGATGAAAAGGGCAGACAGCGCCTCGTAA
- a CDS encoding YtxH domain-containing protein, which yields MKKMILLILLIAACVLGYCYYKGTGPFEKAPDGNVQIKQEMKDKATEIKDKVVEKAEEVKEKAAELTDKAVEKAEEIKDKVMDSMADKKEEPAPAAK from the coding sequence ATGAAAAAAATGATTCTTCTCATTCTTCTAATTGCCGCGTGTGTGCTGGGATATTGCTATTACAAGGGGACAGGCCCATTCGAGAAAGCGCCTGACGGAAACGTACAGATCAAGCAGGAAATGAAGGACAAGGCAACCGAGATCAAGGACAAGGTCGTCGAAAAAGCTGAAGAAGTCAAAGAGAAAGCTGCGGAACTCACCGACAAAGCGGTCGAGAAAGCCGAAGAAATCAAGGATAAAGTGATGGACTCCATGGCCGACAAGAAAGAGGAACCCGCTCCTGCCGCAAAGTAA
- the cas7c gene encoding type I-C CRISPR-associated protein Cas7/Csd2 → MSELKNRYEFVLLYDVQDGNPNGDPDLGNQPRMDLETGYGLVTDVCLKRKVRNYVMLTQGGREGYDIFVKEKAVLNNMIEEEWKGASGGRTPKEVKAAKETQKVEDEARKRLCKRYYDIRTFGAVLSTGDSKSDKENKEDEKSKDNTKDKNGGKNLKMSAGQVRGPIQLTFSRSYDPIVVAEHSITRMAVTNEKDVDKERTMGRKYTVPYALYCARGFVSPQLAAQTGFSEEDLELFWEALLNMFEYDRSAARGLMTARRLVIFKHGSPLGNASAESLFERVVCRKNNDASTPRSFGDYCVMLDGQPLTEVKKIVAVS, encoded by the coding sequence ATGTCTGAGCTTAAAAATCGTTATGAGTTCGTGCTTCTCTATGACGTACAGGACGGCAACCCCAACGGCGATCCCGACCTCGGCAACCAGCCGCGCATGGACCTCGAAACCGGTTACGGCCTCGTCACCGACGTCTGCCTGAAAAGAAAGGTCCGCAACTATGTGATGCTGACTCAGGGCGGACGGGAAGGCTATGACATTTTTGTGAAGGAAAAGGCTGTTCTCAACAATATGATCGAGGAGGAGTGGAAGGGAGCTTCTGGTGGCAGAACGCCGAAAGAAGTCAAAGCTGCAAAAGAAACTCAGAAGGTTGAAGATGAGGCTCGTAAGCGTCTGTGTAAGCGTTATTACGATATCCGCACCTTCGGTGCTGTGCTCAGCACAGGAGACAGTAAGAGCGATAAAGAAAACAAGGAAGATGAAAAGAGCAAGGATAACACGAAAGATAAGAATGGCGGCAAGAATTTGAAGATGAGCGCCGGGCAGGTGCGCGGCCCCATCCAGCTGACCTTTTCCCGTTCGTACGATCCGATCGTCGTCGCCGAGCACAGCATCACCCGCATGGCCGTCACCAACGAAAAGGATGTCGACAAAGAGCGTACCATGGGGCGCAAGTACACCGTTCCCTACGCCCTGTACTGCGCGCGCGGCTTCGTTTCGCCGCAGCTGGCGGCTCAAACGGGATTTTCCGAAGAGGATCTCGAACTTTTCTGGGAAGCACTGCTCAACATGTTCGAATATGACCGTTCCGCCGCCCGTGGCCTGATGACCGCCAGGCGCCTTGTAATCTTCAAACACGGCAGCCCGCTTGGCAACGCTTCGGCGGAAAGTCTGTTCGAGCGCGTCGTTTGCAGGAAAAATAATGACGCTTCAACTCCCCGCTCTTTCGGCGATTACTGCGTCATGCTCGACGGACAGCCTCTGACCGAAGTGAAAAAGATCGTCGCCGTCAGCTAA
- the cas8c gene encoding type I-C CRISPR-associated protein Cas8c/Csd1, which produces MILQALYQYQKRQEALGRGQKLGCAEVELKFLVEISDQGKFRQLVDLREGKRGKIYTLPQAEIRSGKKAYEKPCLMWDSVDFVLGHPKSDGESDRETAANKLEFFTRRVKSVEPRVKEPETKKAVAAVVAFYDGNEREKVAQDPKWKDCASIPGCKMSFRLSGDSRPVAALPEILDLASEKHGAAEDVRLGRCLITGETGPLAVLHPQTPIRGGQATGKLVGFQKSSGYDSYFKEQGLNAPVSQQVAFEYATALNGMLASERNSFYLAGDSYVFWTMPPEGQKDVAPPDDEDSFASFLRATVVGVPKEDDPDKGAEKVRAYFENLRQGIDFAAEDGRFYLLGLSPNSARISVRLWRTGTIKEFKRNLQKHIEDFTVMNSKRERPSFTLYEILRSTTLDGKVDKLPPNLSGSLLDSVVGGSCYPMTLYQRVIGRARAERRMRDEWAAVVKGSLNRWAQRNRYELGKENFTMSLDVENRNEGYVLGRLFAVIEKIQQDALPGINATIGDRYYGAASSTPAAVIPRLLRMERFHLRKLGMGSQIHYNQMLAEILSLMNDHFPLRLDIIRQGAFALGYYHQRQALFTKKEGTEADVAEISLQNEEE; this is translated from the coding sequence ATGATCCTGCAGGCGCTCTACCAGTACCAGAAACGCCAGGAAGCGCTGGGGCGCGGGCAGAAGCTTGGTTGCGCGGAAGTCGAGCTGAAGTTCCTTGTGGAGATTTCGGACCAAGGCAAGTTCCGCCAGCTGGTGGACCTGCGCGAAGGGAAAAGAGGAAAAATCTACACGCTGCCGCAGGCGGAGATCCGCTCGGGGAAGAAAGCCTACGAGAAACCGTGCCTGATGTGGGACAGCGTCGATTTTGTCCTCGGTCATCCCAAGTCCGACGGCGAATCCGATCGCGAAACGGCCGCCAACAAGCTGGAATTTTTTACCCGGCGCGTCAAGTCCGTGGAACCCCGGGTCAAAGAGCCGGAAACGAAGAAGGCCGTCGCGGCCGTTGTGGCGTTTTATGATGGAAACGAAAGAGAAAAGGTCGCTCAGGATCCGAAGTGGAAAGACTGCGCGTCGATCCCCGGCTGCAAAATGTCGTTTCGCCTCAGCGGCGACTCGCGCCCCGTGGCGGCCCTGCCGGAAATCCTCGATCTGGCTTCAGAAAAGCACGGCGCCGCGGAGGACGTCCGGCTCGGGCGCTGCCTGATCACCGGCGAGACCGGTCCGCTGGCGGTGCTCCATCCGCAGACGCCGATCCGCGGCGGACAGGCGACGGGAAAGCTGGTGGGATTTCAGAAATCGTCCGGCTACGACTCTTATTTTAAGGAACAAGGACTGAACGCGCCCGTCTCGCAGCAGGTGGCCTTCGAATATGCCACGGCGCTCAACGGGATGCTGGCTTCGGAGCGGAACTCTTTTTATCTGGCGGGCGACAGCTACGTGTTCTGGACCATGCCGCCGGAGGGGCAGAAAGACGTCGCGCCGCCGGACGACGAGGACTCGTTTGCGTCGTTCCTGCGCGCGACGGTCGTCGGCGTTCCGAAAGAGGACGATCCCGACAAAGGCGCCGAAAAAGTCAGAGCTTATTTCGAAAACCTGCGGCAGGGCATCGACTTTGCCGCCGAGGACGGACGCTTTTATCTTTTGGGCCTTTCGCCGAACAGCGCGCGGATCTCCGTGCGACTGTGGAGGACGGGGACGATCAAAGAGTTCAAGCGGAACCTGCAAAAACACATTGAAGATTTTACGGTCATGAACAGCAAGAGAGAACGTCCCTCGTTTACGCTCTACGAAATCCTGCGTTCGACGACGCTGGACGGCAAAGTGGACAAACTGCCGCCGAACCTGAGCGGTTCGCTGCTTGACAGCGTCGTCGGCGGCTCCTGTTATCCGATGACGCTGTATCAAAGGGTGATCGGTCGCGCCCGCGCCGAGCGCCGCATGCGCGACGAGTGGGCCGCCGTGGTCAAGGGCAGTCTCAACCGCTGGGCGCAAAGAAATCGCTATGAACTGGGAAAGGAGAATTTTACAATGTCCCTGGATGTGGAAAACAGAAACGAAGGGTACGTGCTGGGCCGTCTTTTTGCCGTCATCGAAAAAATCCAGCAGGACGCCTTGCCTGGAATCAACGCGACGATCGGCGACCGCTATTACGGCGCCGCTTCGTCCACGCCGGCGGCGGTGATCCCCCGCTTGCTGCGGATGGAGCGCTTCCATCTGAGAAAGCTCGGCATGGGCTCGCAGATTCATTACAATCAGATGCTGGCCGAGATCCTGTCGCTGATGAACGACCATTTTCCGCTCCGCCTCGACATTATCCGGCAGGGCGCTTTCGCCCTCGGCTATTACCATCAGCGTCAAGCGCTTTTTACAAAAAAAGAGGGCACTGAAGCTGACGTGGCTGAAATCAGCTTACAGAACGAAGAAGAATAA
- the cas5c gene encoding type I-C CRISPR-associated protein Cas5c produces the protein MEHFNKEFCLEVSGEWACFTRPELKVERVSYDVITPSAARGIFTAIFWKPAIRWRMKRIDVLNPIRWFSVRRNEVGATISPRGSGLFIEDCRQQKAGMILRDVAYRLYAELEFVPPRERPCVYGELSEAVREREEERLLRGDENPGKYYGIFARRAAKGQYFNRPYLGCREFSCASFRLVEDAKREAPRPIAESRDFGIMLYDMDFSDLKNPQPMFFRAKMENGIIMLPDAESEAILR, from the coding sequence GTGGAGCATTTCAACAAAGAGTTCTGTCTTGAAGTGAGCGGCGAATGGGCCTGCTTCACCAGGCCCGAACTGAAGGTGGAACGCGTCAGTTACGACGTGATCACGCCCTCGGCGGCGCGGGGGATCTTTACGGCGATCTTTTGGAAGCCGGCGATCCGCTGGCGCATGAAGCGCATCGACGTGCTGAACCCGATCCGCTGGTTCTCGGTGCGACGCAACGAAGTCGGCGCGACGATCAGCCCGCGCGGTAGCGGCTTGTTTATCGAAGACTGCCGCCAGCAAAAGGCCGGCATGATCCTGCGCGACGTCGCCTACCGGCTCTACGCGGAGCTGGAGTTCGTCCCGCCACGCGAGCGGCCGTGCGTCTACGGGGAACTGTCGGAAGCTGTCCGCGAGCGCGAGGAGGAACGGCTTCTGCGAGGCGACGAGAATCCCGGCAAGTACTACGGCATTTTTGCGCGGCGGGCCGCGAAGGGGCAGTATTTCAACCGTCCGTATCTCGGCTGCCGCGAGTTCTCCTGCGCGTCGTTCCGTCTGGTCGAAGATGCAAAACGCGAGGCGCCGCGCCCGATCGCCGAGAGCCGGGATTTTGGCATCATGCTCTACGACATGGACTTTTCCGATCTGAAAAATCCCCAGCCCATGTTTTTCCGGGCAAAAATGGAAAACGGCATCATCATGCTGCCCGACGCTGAAAGCGAGGCGATCCTGCGATGA
- the cas3 gene encoding CRISPR-associated helicase Cas3' has protein sequence MVPLAHVRENEDGSWEKQTLIGHLEAVSRLAADFAGAFASEDWGRIAGRLHDLGKASPAWQKHLKDDSGCEPELAQKLDGDGGSAPQHSVAGAVAAVCDFRSREDPMDVPAACAWALAYAIAGHHAGLADWDGDGRSALVSRFQEAYETKVVEGIGQCLGEGDSQINFTPSMLHCQPPLPKSFLGLTAENYLGESENFHLWVRMLFSCLTDADFLDTESFMTPERAQDRGGYATLAELEKAFALFMKKLSESAADTPVNRCRQNVLNDCLAAAEQHPGFFSLTVPTGGGKTFASFAFALKHALRWGKKRVIIAIPYTSIIEQTAADLKKALGSALAENVLEHHSNLDPQEETRRSALAAENWESPVVVTTNVQLFESLLGSKTSRCRKLHHVAGSVIVLDEAQMLPLPHLRPVLSVLKSLVRHFGVTVLLCTATQPALSGRFAEGRNAFDGLPEPREIVGDVPKLFSVLKRVERVSRYDLAKPVGWPDLARDLAAEPRALAVVNRRRDCRALYDELNKLAPEDLFHLSACMCAEHRSDKIALIKSRLKGTKEPIRVISTQLIEAGVNLDFPAVYRAACGLDSAVQAAGRCNREGLLAEPGRLYLFMPEKPSPRGLLLKGEETLKSMLMDDKNLDIFDRDAISRYFRRYYADVNSFDGAGFRERLLDGAPEFKFWFRTFDRKFRLIDEENQISVFVAYQNEETGADGQALIDRLLKSGPERALMRRLQRYSVNISLNDAGALLQKGVIAATPREGFYYQTLPELYSPKFGLNLDFAADNAANVFIGL, from the coding sequence TTGGTTCCTCTTGCTCATGTCAGAGAAAACGAGGATGGTTCGTGGGAAAAGCAGACGCTTATCGGGCATCTCGAGGCGGTCTCGCGACTGGCGGCGGATTTTGCCGGCGCGTTCGCTTCGGAGGATTGGGGGCGCATTGCCGGCCGGCTGCACGATCTCGGGAAGGCGTCGCCGGCTTGGCAGAAACATTTGAAAGACGACAGCGGCTGCGAACCGGAGCTTGCGCAGAAGCTCGACGGCGATGGCGGCAGCGCGCCCCAGCACAGCGTCGCCGGCGCCGTGGCGGCCGTTTGTGATTTTCGCAGCCGCGAAGATCCGATGGACGTGCCTGCGGCGTGTGCCTGGGCGTTGGCCTATGCGATCGCCGGGCATCACGCTGGCCTTGCCGACTGGGACGGCGACGGGCGCTCGGCGCTGGTCAGCCGGTTCCAAGAAGCCTATGAGACGAAAGTTGTCGAAGGGATTGGACAATGTCTGGGGGAAGGGGATTCCCAGATCAATTTTACCCCTTCGATGCTGCATTGCCAGCCGCCGTTGCCAAAGTCTTTTCTGGGGCTGACGGCGGAAAATTATCTGGGCGAGAGCGAAAATTTCCATCTCTGGGTGAGGATGCTGTTTTCGTGCCTGACCGACGCGGATTTCCTCGACACGGAATCCTTCATGACGCCGGAACGGGCGCAGGACCGCGGCGGTTATGCGACGCTTGCGGAGCTCGAAAAGGCATTTGCCCTTTTCATGAAAAAGCTGTCCGAATCTGCGGCGGATACGCCGGTGAACCGTTGTCGGCAGAACGTTCTGAATGATTGTCTGGCGGCCGCGGAGCAGCATCCAGGGTTTTTCTCGCTGACGGTGCCGACCGGCGGCGGCAAGACGTTCGCTTCCTTTGCCTTCGCGCTGAAGCACGCGCTGCGCTGGGGCAAAAAGCGCGTTATTATCGCGATCCCTTATACCAGTATCATCGAGCAGACAGCGGCCGATCTGAAAAAGGCGCTGGGAAGCGCGCTGGCGGAAAACGTCCTCGAGCACCATTCCAATCTCGATCCGCAGGAGGAGACGCGCCGCTCGGCGCTTGCGGCGGAAAATTGGGAGAGCCCGGTGGTGGTGACGACGAACGTGCAGCTTTTTGAGTCGTTGCTTGGCAGTAAGACCTCGCGCTGCCGCAAACTGCACCACGTCGCCGGCAGCGTTATCGTGCTTGACGAGGCGCAGATGCTGCCGCTGCCTCACCTGCGGCCGGTATTGTCGGTTCTGAAGTCTTTGGTCAGGCATTTCGGCGTTACCGTCCTGTTGTGCACGGCGACGCAGCCGGCGCTGAGCGGTCGTTTCGCCGAAGGGAGAAACGCTTTCGACGGGCTGCCGGAGCCGCGCGAGATCGTCGGCGACGTGCCGAAACTGTTTTCCGTTCTCAAGCGGGTCGAGCGCGTTTCCAGATACGATCTGGCAAAACCCGTCGGCTGGCCCGATCTGGCTCGGGATCTCGCCGCGGAGCCGCGGGCGCTGGCGGTGGTCAATCGCCGTAGGGACTGCCGCGCGCTGTACGACGAGCTGAACAAGCTGGCGCCGGAAGATCTGTTCCATCTTTCCGCCTGCATGTGCGCCGAACACCGCTCGGACAAGATCGCCCTGATAAAGTCCAGACTGAAGGGAACGAAAGAGCCGATCCGGGTCATCAGCACCCAGCTGATCGAAGCCGGTGTCAACCTCGATTTTCCCGCGGTGTACCGCGCCGCCTGCGGTCTGGATTCCGCCGTGCAGGCGGCGGGGCGCTGCAACCGCGAAGGGCTGCTGGCCGAACCGGGGCGTCTGTATCTGTTCATGCCGGAAAAGCCTTCGCCGCGCGGTCTGCTGCTCAAGGGCGAAGAGACGCTGAAGTCGATGCTGATGGACGACAAAAATCTCGATATCTTCGACCGGGACGCGATCTCGCGGTATTTCAGGCGCTATTACGCTGACGTCAACAGCTTCGACGGCGCGGGGTTCAGGGAGCGCCTGCTCGACGGCGCGCCGGAGTTCAAATTCTGGTTCCGCACGTTCGATCGGAAGTTCCGTCTTATCGACGAGGAGAACCAGATCTCCGTTTTCGTCGCCTACCAGAACGAAGAGACGGGCGCCGACGGCCAGGCGCTGATCGACCGGTTGCTGAAAAGCGGCCCCGAACGCGCGCTGATGCGCCGTCTTCAGCGCTACAGCGTGAACATTTCCCTTAACGACGCCGGCGCGCTGCTGCAAAAGGGCGTCATCGCGGCCACGCCGCGGGAGGGGTTCTATTACCAAACGCTGCCGGAGCTTTACAGTCCAAAATTCGGTCTCAATCTCGATTTTGCCGCAGACAACGCGGCCAACGTGTTTATCGGCCTGTAA
- a CDS encoding DUF5662 family protein yields the protein MHPLLHFKTITRHKLLVMKFCFRLGLYRQGLLHDLSKYAPVEFFVGARYYQGTCSPNNAERLDKGYSAAWLHHKGRNKHHFEYWIDYAVGDDANGEAQPMCGMEMPRKYVAEMFCDRVAASMTYLGEKYTDAAPWEYYEKFKSHYLIHPNTAALLEEALRVLKDEGESRAFDWVHTHILHGRKAPRRGKGRTE from the coding sequence ATGCATCCGCTCCTCCACTTCAAAACGATCACGCGGCACAAGCTGCTGGTGATGAAATTCTGTTTCCGCCTCGGACTGTACCGGCAAGGCCTGCTGCACGACCTGTCGAAGTACGCGCCCGTCGAATTTTTCGTGGGCGCCAGGTATTACCAAGGCACGTGCAGCCCCAACAACGCCGAGCGCCTCGACAAGGGATACAGCGCGGCGTGGCTGCACCACAAGGGACGCAACAAGCACCATTTCGAATACTGGATCGACTACGCCGTCGGCGACGACGCAAACGGCGAAGCTCAGCCGATGTGCGGCATGGAGATGCCGCGGAAGTACGTAGCGGAGATGTTCTGCGACCGCGTCGCCGCCAGCATGACCTATCTCGGCGAAAAATACACCGACGCCGCGCCATGGGAGTATTACGAAAAGTTCAAGAGCCATTACCTCATCCACCCCAACACGGCGGCGCTGCTCGAAGAGGCGCTGCGCGTCCTGAAAGACGAGGGCGAGTCGCGCGCGTTCGACTGGGTGCATACGCATATTCTGCACGGGAGAAAGGCGCCCCGCCGCGGAAAAGGACGGACCGAATGA
- the larE gene encoding ATP-dependent sacrificial sulfur transferase LarE: MDQLHEKYERLKDCLRGLGGVAVAFSGGVDSTFLLKAAREALGDRVLAITAQSCFFPRRERDEASEFCAREGIRHEICVCDELSVPGIRENPRNRCYLCKRSLFEKMTALAASLGFDCVAEGSNMDDLGDYRPGLQAVAELGVASPLREAGLYKAEIRALSKELGLSTWDKPSFACLASRFVYGEPITEERLNMVERAEQLLLDLGLSQMRVRVHGDVARIEALPEQFPLIMQNRARLAAEFKKIGFSYAALDLQGYRTGSMNETLAAE, encoded by the coding sequence ATGGATCAGCTTCACGAAAAGTACGAACGGCTCAAAGATTGTCTGCGCGGACTTGGCGGCGTCGCCGTGGCGTTTTCCGGCGGCGTCGATTCGACGTTTCTTTTGAAGGCCGCCCGCGAGGCGCTGGGCGACCGCGTCCTCGCCATTACCGCGCAGTCCTGCTTTTTCCCCCGGCGCGAGCGCGACGAAGCCAGCGAATTCTGCGCGCGCGAGGGCATCCGCCACGAGATTTGCGTCTGCGACGAACTGAGCGTTCCCGGCATTCGCGAAAACCCGCGCAACCGCTGTTATCTGTGCAAACGCTCTCTGTTCGAGAAAATGACCGCGCTGGCCGCGTCGCTCGGCTTCGATTGCGTCGCCGAGGGCAGCAACATGGACGACCTGGGCGATTACCGCCCCGGCCTGCAGGCCGTCGCCGAACTAGGCGTCGCAAGCCCGCTGCGCGAAGCCGGGCTGTACAAAGCGGAGATCCGCGCGCTTTCCAAAGAGCTGGGGCTGTCGACGTGGGACAAACCGTCCTTCGCCTGCCTCGCCTCGCGCTTCGTCTACGGCGAACCGATCACCGAAGAAAGACTGAACATGGTGGAGCGGGCCGAACAGCTGCTCCTCGACCTTGGACTCTCGCAGATGCGCGTGCGCGTTCACGGCGACGTGGCCCGCATCGAGGCGCTGCCCGAACAGTTCCCCCTGATCATGCAAAACCGCGCGCGACTCGCCGCCGAGTTCAAAAAGATCGGCTTCAGCTACGCCGCGCTCGATCTGCAGGGCTACCGCACCGGCAGCATGAACGAAACGCTGGCCGCAGAATAA